In Erpetoichthys calabaricus chromosome 15, fErpCal1.3, whole genome shotgun sequence, one DNA window encodes the following:
- the LOC114665878 gene encoding N-lysine methyltransferase SMYD2-like → MKADGKAEGIERFISPGKGRGLRALKEFKVGDLVFACPAYTYVLTVNERGNHCEFCFARKEGLSKCGKCKQAFYCNVNCQRGDWPMHKLECSSMCAFGENWNPSETVRLTARIIVKQRTQTEKTDSEKLLEVTEFESHLDKLDNEKKDLIQNDIAALHHFYSKHLEYPDNASLVTLFAQVNCNGFTIEDEELSHLGSAIFPDVALMNHSCCPNVIVTYRGTLAEVRAVQPINPGDEIFTSYIDLLYPTEDRNDRLKDSYFFSCECKECTTKEKDKAKLEIRKMNEPPKQEAVKEMIKYARNVIEEFRRAKHYKTPSELLEICELSLDKMGAVFEDSNVYMLHMMYQAMGVCLYMQDWEGAMRYGEKIIKPYSKHYPAYSLNVASMWLKLGRLYIGLEKKSLGVKALKKAIAIMEVAHGKDHHYIAEIKKELDEH, encoded by the exons ATGAAGGCGGACGGCAAAGCGGAGGGCATCGAGAGATTCATCAGCCCGGGCAAAGGCAGGGGGCTGCGGGCGCTGAAGGAGTTTAAAGTTGGAGATCTCGTCTTCGCGTGCCCGGCGTACACGTACGTGTTGACTGTCAACGAGCGGGGCAACCACTGCGAATTCTGCTTCGCCAG AAAGGAGGGTCTTTCCAAGTGTGGCAAGTGCAAGCAAGCCTTCTACTGCAACGTCAACTGTCAG CGAGGCGACTGGCCGATGCACAAACTTGAATGTTCATCCATGTGTGCTTTTGGGGAGAACTGGAATCCATCAGAGACCGTCCGGCTAACGGCCAGAATCATCGTCAAACAG AGAACGCAAACTGAGAAAACAGACTCGGAAAAGCTCTTAGAGGTGACCGAATTTGAATCAC ATTTGGATAAATTAGACAACGAGAAGAAAGATCTGATCCAGAATGACATTGCTGCTCTCCATCACTTTTATTCCAAACACCTGGAGTACCCAGATAATGCATCACTGGTGACGCTCTTTGCACAG GTCAATTGCAATGGCTTTACAATAGAAGATGAAGAGCTGTCCCATTTGGGCTCCGCCATTTTCCCAGA TGTTGCCCTAATGAACCACAGCTGCTGCCCCAATGTGATTGTCACTTATAGAGGGACCCTTGCAGAGGTCAGAGCTGTCCAGCCAATCAACCCAGGAGACGAG ATATTTACCAGCTATATTGATCTGCTGTATCCCACCGAAGACCGAAATGACAGGCTGAAAGATTCCTACTTTTTTAGTTGTGAGTGTAAGGAGTGCACGACTAAAGAAAAG GATAAGGCCAAACTGGaaattagaaaaatgaatgaaccacCCAAGCAGGAAGCTGTGAAGGAGATGATCAAATATGCCAGAAATGTCATTGAGGAATTCCGAAGGGCCAAGCACTACAAAA CTCCTAGTGAGCTTCTGGAAATCTGCGAACTCAGCCTGGACAAGATGGGCGCTGTGTTTGAGGACAGCAATGTCTATATGTTGCATATGATGTACCAAGCGATGGGAGTCTGTCTGTACATGCAGGACTGGGAAGGAGCGATGCGATATGGGGAGAAGATCATCAAACCTTACAG taagCATTATCCAGCATACTCTCTAAATGTGGCCTCGATGTGGCTGAAGTTAGGAAGACTCTATATCGGCCTGGAGAAGAAGTCTCTTGGAGTGAAGGCCTTAAAGAAG GCCATAGCGATTATGGAGGTGGCTCATGGGAAGGATCACCACTACATTGCAGAGATCAAGAAGGAGCTGGATGAACATTAA